One Burkholderia sp. 9120 genomic window, GAAGCGGTGCGAGCCACTTAAAGACGCCGATTAACTATGCCAACGGTCCGCACGGCTCGGCGCGGGTCGGGCATCTCCATATGAGCGGCAACGAGGTCATGAATTTTGCGTTGTCGCGTGTGCCGCCGCTGATCGACCAACTGCTTGCGCACTGCGGTATCGACAAGGCTGCGCTCGATCTCGTGGCTCTCCATCAGGCCAACCAGTTCATGCTGCGCTACCTGCGCAAGATCATGAAACTCTCCGAGGAGCAGACACCAATCGGTTTGTCCGACGTCGGCAATACCGGGCCTTCATCGATTCCGCTGCTGCTGGCAGGCGGTCATGGCTTTGCTGGACGCTCGCTCAAGGAGTCACTGCTGTGCGGGTTTGGTATTGGCTTGTCGCTGGCGGCGGCGCGGCTCGATCTTTCTGCAACGCGCCTGATCGCGCCGGTCAATGTCGCCGCACCGCTCGTGCCTGACCACGTTGCCGCGCAGGTGCTCGTATGACAGGACCGGTGCTTTTCCATCGTGTCGCTGGCACGGGCCAGGACGCGGTGATGCTGCTGCCGGGTCTGCAGGCGGATCACCGGATCTGGCGGGCGGTCCTGTCCATTCTTGCGGTCGACTGGCGAACCGTGGCGGCAGACAACCGCGGCTTCGGACAAACCCGCTTCAACGGCGAGCCATTGTCGATCGAAGCGATGGCGCACGACGTGCTGAGATTGATGGACACCCTGTCAGTTTCACGCGTTTGTATCGCAGGACATTCAATGGGCGGAGCAATTGCCCAGTGGATCGCGTACCACCGCCCTGACCGTGTACGCGCGCTCGCGCTTTGCAACACGTTTCGCGCGATGCGCAGCGTCGAGCTCACGGCGATCGCCGATCGCCTGAAAGAGCCGTGTGACGCCAGAGACTGGGCGGATATCCAGCGGCGGCTGTCGAACCATCTGTTTACGCGCGGGGCGTTGCTCAGCGCGGCGGGCGCCGCAATCGCCGCGCAGCGTGCCTCCACAACGAATGCAACCCATGCCAGCGGCCTGCGTCGACAGCTCGAGGCGCTGCTGTCGTTTGATTCGCGAGACTGGGTCGGGCAGTTGAGCGTACCCACATTGATCGTGGATTCAGCCGCAGACCGTCCCTTCTTCGCGGACGAAGCCAGTTCGATGAGCAAGGCCATCCGCACGTCGCGGCGCGTCACGCTGCCCGGTGGCCATGCGAGCACCGTCGAGCAGTGGCGACCGCTTGGGCATTTGTTGAAGACGTTCTTTGGTGAGCTCGAGTACCCGAATCGAAGCCCGCGGTGGCGCCCATGTCCGGCGGTCAGGACGGCTGGCGGGTCCAGCGACCGCCCCGGAGCCGGCAGGTCTTGATGAACGTAACGCAGTCGTAGCACGGGCTTCAGACGCGCATGACCGTCTCGACGTCTTTTTAATCACTTTAAAGGAGCATTCATGTATCTGATCGTTTCCCAATACGTCGTGGAACCGGCCAAGGTCGATCCGCACCGCAAGTCACACTCGGAATGGGTGGCGAAGTACATCGGCGACGGCACGTTCATCGCAGCCGGCCCGCGCGAATCTAAAACGGGTGGCGTGATCATCGCGAAGGGCATTGACCAGACGACGCTTAACACGATCCTTGCCGAGGATTCGTTCGTCGTCCAGAAACTTGTGGAGATCGAGATCGTCGGCTTCGATCCGGTGTTCGCCGCCGAGCAGTTCCTGGCGCTCAAGGAGCAGTAACGAGCCCAGTACCGTAACCGGGTCTCCGGGTCGGCGCGAGCCCGGAGACGGACCGATCCCAGTTGCGCCACGGCGCGCCGGACACTACTCACGACTCACGAACAACACTCATCATGACGCACTCACGGACGCATTATGACGTCGTCGTTGCGGGCGCCGGCCCGATCGGGCTGCTGCTTGCCGCCAACCTGAAACGGCTCGGCCTGCGCGTTGCTGTCGTCGAGAAGCGAGCGACCCGCTCGACGCAATCAAAGGCGTCGTCGATGAACGCCTATTCTCTCGCGATCCTGCATGCGCTCGGTGTCGCGCCGCGCTTTCTGGCGGCTGGCAAACCGATCGAGGAGCTCGTGCTTTACTGGAACGAACGCAGGCTGGTTCGGGTGAACTACCGGAACCTGCCTTCGCGCTACCGCTACATCCTCGGCCTGTCGCAACCAGAAACGGAACAGCTACTCGAGGAATACTTCGTCGAACTCGGCGGCGATCTGCTCCGTTCGACCGAGTTACTCGGCTTTACCGAGACGGAAGATGCGGTGTTGCTCGAGACGTCGCCCGGACGGTCGCTGTCATGCCGTTATCTCGTCGGCTGCGATGGCGGGAAGAGTACGGTCAGGACCCTGCTCGGTCTCGACTTCGACGGGGTCGATCACGGCGTCGGATTCATCATGTTCGACAGCCGGATCGAGTGGGATGGCGATCTCGATCAGGTTCACTACTTCGTGAAGGAAGGTAGTTTCCTGATCGTCATTCCGCAAGCGACCGGTACGCACCGGATTATCATCAAAACGCGTGATGGCGAAATCGTGAAAGAAGACGAGCCTGGGAAGGCCGTCGCGTACCAGGCACTGGTCGACAAGTACGGGCCGCCCGGCATACGTGTCGAGGCTGTGCTCTGGGAATCGAAGACCCAGTACTACAACCGCCTTGCAGATCGCTACGATCATGGCCGGGTGTTTCTCGCGGGCGACGCGTGTCACCTGTTCAGCTCGATCGGCGGCCTCGGCATGAACACCGGTTTTCAGGATGCGTTTGGTCTCGGGTGGCGCCTCGCCGGCGTGATCAAGGGCCGCCTCAGCATGCGCGTGCTCGAGTCGTATACCGAAGAGCGTCGCGGCATCACGGAGCAATTGATAGCAAGCACCGACATCAATACGCGCCTCATCACACGGCTTGACAAGGGCGAGCACGGTCCGCTGCGCGACTGGTTACCGACGATGCGGAACCGGCCGCGGATCGCGCACGGCTTCCCCTACAATTTCTCGGGGCTCGGCCAGCGCTACGCGAGCGGTTTGATGCTCGCTGGCGGAGGCTTGGTCGGCAAGCTGGTGCCCTACACGGAGTTTCTCGCAGGCGACACGCGGATCAGCAGCTACGACCTGATTGATAGCGAGCACTTTGTGTTGCTGACCTCGGGCAACTCATCGCGCGCGATCGAGGCGCGGTTGTCGTCCAGTCAGCTAGTGAAGGTCGTCGCGATCGATCGCACAGCGGCGAACCTGTGCGCACTCGACAGGCTCGAACTCACCGGGCAGCACGCGCTACTCGTACGTCCTGACGGGATTGTGTGCGTTCAGGACGTCGTGACAAACGAGGCGGCATTCGCATCGTTCGTCGACGAGGTCTCACTCGAAACGGAGACCTCGCGCTGCGCCTGAAGGTGCCGTGACATGCGCCCGTCCGACATTCGTCAGGCCGCCATGCCGGCACGTTAACCGCACCGCGCCATCCACTTTCAATCGAGGATCAAAATGAAACCTCTTCTGGTGTTCGATCTTGACGGCACCCTGGTCGACACGGCCCAGGATCTCGTGGGAACGCTGAACGCACTACTAGGCGAGCACGATTTACCTCCCGTCGACCTGCGCGACGCGCAGAACCTGATCGGTCGCGGCGCCACGTCGTTGATCGAGCGCGGCTTCGGAGAGCATCTGCAACGCTATTCGACCGAGCAGAGACATGCGCTGCTTCAACGTTTCGTTGCCTACTACGAAGCGCACCTGCTGGACAACACCGTACCGTACGCAGGCGTGGCGACAATACTCGAGAAACTGCGCGAGCTCGGCTACGAAATGGCCGTCTGCACGAGCAAGGGTACGGGCCCCGCGAAGGCAATTATGGAGGGACTCGGAATCGCGCACTTCTTCTCAGCCGTGTGCGGAGGGGATTACTTCCCCGGTGTGAAGAAGCCCGACAAAGCACATGTGTTCGGTACGGTCGAGGCGGCGGGTAGAAATCTGGAACAGCGCGCGATCTTTATCGGCGATTCCGGCGTCGATGTAAAGGCGGCAAAAAACGCTGGCATCCCGCTTATCTATGCAACCTATGGTTACAACGACGTCGCCGCGGAGTCGATCGACGCCGACGGCGTGATCGCGGCGTTCGGTGAATTGCCGGACGCAATCGCAACGCTTGAAGCCCACATCTGATGCCCGCGTCGATTCGCTTTCCGACGACAACGATAAAACCCATATGAACCGCTTCAAGAAGATCAAACTGATTGCAGTCGATACGAACGGTGTGCTGCTAAAGGACACCTTCGGGATCACGATTAAACGGTTCATCGAAAGCCGCGGCGGCGTTTATACGGCCGAACTGGAACGGCTGGTGCTGGGCGCGCCGCATATCGCGGGCGGCCACATTATGGCGCTCGCCTGCAAATTGCCATGGACCGCGCAGGAGACCATCGACGCGTTTCTGGCCGAGCACAAGACATACACGCGCGACGATCCGGTGGTTGTCAATCCGGGCGTAGGCGATGCGCTCGCGTTGCTGCATGACACGGGTGTCCGGATTACGACCTACGGCGGCCGTCCCGAAGACTCCATGTTTGCCGAATTCCTGCATCCGTTTCGCGCGTACTTTGACCGCGACATCCCGTACGTCAACATCGATCAAATTCGCCCTGGCATGAAGGAGATCGTCAAGGAGCGTTTCGGTTACCACTTCGATGAGGTGCTGTTCATCGATGATCTTGGCAAGGTCGGCGAGGTGTGCAAGACGCTCGGTTGCGGATTCATCGGCGTGCCCGTGACCGATTTTCAGCGGCAATTGATGCAGGATGCAGGCGCCGCGCACCTCGTCGACTCCCTCGCTGAGGTCGGCGTAGAGCTACTCGATCGGATTGACAACGCGCTGTTTAACGGGCGCTTCTGGTGAAGGGGCAACTGCTGCGTGCAAGCCGTCCGCTCGCGGTGTCCGATGGGAACTTCAATTTGAGAGGTAGGTTCACATGTCCCAGCATGTTTCAAATTTATTGCCCGATGGCATTAACCGGACGCCGTATACCGTCTATACGGATACGGAATTGTATCGGCGGGAACTGGAAAGATTTTTCTACTCCCGGCACTGGTGCTATCTCGGGCTGGATGCGGAAATTCCGAATCCGGGTGATTTCAGGCTGACCGAAGTTGGCGAACGCCAGGTCATCATGACGCGACTCGAGGACGGTTCAGTCAGCGTGGTCGAAAACGTGTGTGCTCATAAGGGCATGCGGTTTTGCCGCAAGCGGGCGGGTAACGCAACCGAATTCAGATGCCCCTATCACCAGTGGAGCTACAACCTGAACGGCGACCTTGAGGGCGTGCCGTTCCGGCGTGGCGTGAAGCAGGGCGACCGCGTGAATGGCGGCATGCCTGCGGATTTTCGGCTCGAAGACCACGGACTCGTCAAGTTGAAGGTCGCGACGCGCGGCGGCGTGATATTCGGGAGCTTCGATCACGATGTCGAATCGCTTGAGGATTTTCTCGGGCCGGCAATTCTGAAATATTTCGACCGGCTATTTCATGGTCCGAAGCTGACATTGCTCGGGTACACCCGTCAGCGCATTCCAGGCAACTGGAAGCTGATGCAGGAAAACATCAAGGACCCGTATCACGGCGGATTGCTGCATACCTGGTTCGTCAACTTCGGCCTGTGGAGGGTCGACAACAAAGGCGAGATGGTCATGGATGCGCATCATCGACATGCCGCGATGGTTTCGACGCGTAGCGAAGGAGGGAGCGGAGCGGCAACGGAGGGCATCACGAGTTTCAAGAACACGATGGCGCTGAACGATCACCGGCTCCTCGACGTCGAGGCGGAGGCATGGTGGGGGAACTCGACCGTGGTCATGCTGACGCTGATGCCGAGCGTGATCATTCAGCAGAACGTCAATACGCTCGCCACGCGTCGGATTCACCCCGTTTCGCCCGGTGTGTTCGATTATGTGTGGACCCACTTCGGCTTCGAGACCGACGACGAAGCGATGACGCAGCGACGTCTGCGTCAGGCGAACCTGGTTGGCCCAGCCGGCTACGTGTCGGCGGATGACGGCGAGGTGGTCGAATGCCTGCAGCAGGCCTTTGCGGCGAACTCGTCCGGTTCGACCGTTAGCCTGCTCGATGGACAGGGCGCGGAAGAATATACCGGCCATATGGTCACCGAAACGCTCGTGCGCGGCATGTACGACTACTGGCGTCGCGTGATGGAGGAATGACGACAGTGGAATTCAAGGACTATCACGCGCTAATGGCGCTGTATGCCGACTATAGCGCCGCGCTCGACTCGGGTGACTGGGACCGTTGGCCGGACTTCTTCATGGACGACTGCCTGTACCGGATCGTGCCGCGCGAGAATCACGAGCAGAACCTGCCGCTCGCGCTGCTGGAACTCGAAAACAAGGCGATGCTCAAGGATCGGGTCTACGGGATCAAGGAGACGTTCTTCTACGATCCCTACTACCAGCGGCATATCGTGGACAACCCGCTGATCCGCGAGATCAATGGCGATGTCTGGACGGTGGAAGCCAACTACGTGGTGTTGCGCACGAAAACCAACCAGCTCAGCGAGGTCTATAACACGGGGCGGTATTTCGACCGGATCAGGAAAACGCCCGACGGTTTGCGGTTCGAAGCGAGGGTCTGCATCTTCGACAGCGAGCTGATTCCTAACTCCATCATTTTTCCGCTATGAGCACGTTGTTTGATGCATCGTGGGCGTTCGTCGCGCTGCTCGGCGATCTTTCCGGAGACAGCGTGACGGCGGTGACGGTCGACGGTCAGGAGGTCGCGCTGTATCGCCTCGCGGACGGAGTGTTCGCCACCGCCAACGCGTGCACGCATGGCAACGCGCGGCTGTGTGACGGATTTGTCGAGGCGGGCGAGATCGAATGCCCGCTGCACCAGGGCCGTTTCGATATCAGGACGGGCAAGGCGATGTGCCGCCCGCTCAGGGAGGATTTGCGGATCTATCCGGTGAAGCTCGACGGCGAGCGTATTTATGTCTGTCTGAATACCGCGTCGCCGTCGGCCGGATGACGCGGGCATTCCAGTCGGCGGCAGTAGGTCACATCATTCCAGTCAACCACTAACGAGTAAGCGGCGCTATTTTTATGAAGATCAATTTTTTGTGGATTTCCAGGGTCGTCGCATTGACGGCCGGCCTGGCGGGAGCGGTAGGGGCGATCGCGCAAGACACGATCAGGATCGGGGAGATCAACAGCTATCGGGCGCAGCCGGCGTTTCTCGAGCCGTACCGGCAAGGCTGGCAAATGGCGCTTGATGAAATCAACGCGTCGGGTGGCGTGCTTGGCAAGAAGATCGAGGTCATCTCGCGCGACGACAACGGCAATCCCGGCGACTCGATCCGCGCGGCGCAGGAGCTCGTGACGCGCGAGCAGGTTTCGCTGCTGTTCGGCGGTTTTCTGTCGAATACGGGGTTGGCACTCACCGATTTCGCGAAGCAGCGCCAGATATTCTTTCTAGCCGCCGAGCCACTGACAGACAAGATCGTCTGGGAGGATGGCAACCGTTATACCTATCGCCTGCGTCCGTCGACCTACATGTTCGTTTCGATGCTCGTCAACGAGGCCGTCAAGCTCAAGAAGAAGCGGTGGGCGCTCGTCTACCCGAACTACGAATATGGTCAGTCGGCGGCGGCGACCTTCAAGCGGCAGATGAAGCTCGCACAGCCCGATGTCGAGTTCGTCGCCGAGCAGGCGCCGCCGCTTGGCAACGTCGACGCCGGTGCGATTGTGCAAGCGTTGGCCGATGCGAAACCGGACGCGATCTTCAATGCGCTGTTTGCGGCCGATCTCGCAAAGTTCGTGCGTGAAGGCAATACGCGTGGCCTGTTCGAAGGACGAGAGGTGGTGTCGCTATTGACCGGTGAGCCCGAGTACCTCGACCCGCTGCAGGCCGAGGCGCCCGTCAATTGGCTCGTGACGGGCTATCCATGGTATGCGGTGTCGAGCGCCGAGAATCAACGCTTCGTCGATGCGTATCGCAAGCGATACGGCACGGCACCGCGCATGGGCTCCGTGGTGGGTTATACGGCGTTGATGTCGATTGCGGCCGGCCTCAGGAAAGCGGGTAGCCCGGAAACGAACCGGATGACGGCAGCGTTCAGCGGACTCTGCCTGGATTCGCCGTTCGGACCGATCTGTTACCGCGCGCAGGACCATCAGTCGACGATGGGTGCTTATGTCGGTCGTACCGCGCTCAGCGACGGTAAGGGCGTGATGACGAAGTTCGTCTATGTCAACGGTGCCAGTGTGCAGCCGTCCGATGCGGAAGTCAGGAAGCTGCGCCATGCGGACTGATCTGTGAGCCGGTCAGCGCGTGCGTGTTCGGTGTGAACCGCATCGTTAATCTCGCGCATGGTTAGTTCTACATCTTGGGCATTTATATTGCCAAAGGAGCCGAAGTGAATCGACGATTTTTTCTGCAGGCCGTGAGCATTTTCGGGCTGACTGCATCCGGACCGGCGGCAAGCGTTGCATTCGGCCAGAGCGCGCCGGCCAGGGTCCGGCCCGGTCCCGAAAGCGTGCTGCTCGTGGTGGATACGCAGAACTGCTTTACGCCGGGCGGCACCCTGGCCGTTAAGGGCGGGGAGCAGGTAGTCCCGGTGATCAACCGTATCGGCAAGGCGTTCGAGAACGTCGTGCTAACCCAGGACTGGCATCCACGCGGACACGTGTCGTTTGCGTCGTCGCACCGGGGGAAGAAGCCGTTCGATACCGTACACCTCTTCTACGGCACCCAGGTACTTTGGCCCGACCATTGTATTCAGGGCACCGAGGACGCCGGACTGCGCAAGGACCTCGATCTCCCTCAGGCGCAGCT contains:
- a CDS encoding alpha/beta fold hydrolase codes for the protein MTGPVLFHRVAGTGQDAVMLLPGLQADHRIWRAVLSILAVDWRTVAADNRGFGQTRFNGEPLSIEAMAHDVLRLMDTLSVSRVCIAGHSMGGAIAQWIAYHRPDRVRALALCNTFRAMRSVELTAIADRLKEPCDARDWADIQRRLSNHLFTRGALLSAAGAAIAAQRASTTNATHASGLRRQLEALLSFDSRDWVGQLSVPTLIVDSAADRPFFADEASSMSKAIRTSRRVTLPGGHASTVEQWRPLGHLLKTFFGELEYPNRSPRWRPCPAVRTAGGSSDRPGAGRS
- a CDS encoding YciI family protein, whose protein sequence is MYLIVSQYVVEPAKVDPHRKSHSEWVAKYIGDGTFIAAGPRESKTGGVIIAKGIDQTTLNTILAEDSFVVQKLVEIEIVGFDPVFAAEQFLALKEQ
- a CDS encoding FAD-dependent monooxygenase, with protein sequence MRHGAPDTTHDSRTTLIMTHSRTHYDVVVAGAGPIGLLLAANLKRLGLRVAVVEKRATRSTQSKASSMNAYSLAILHALGVAPRFLAAGKPIEELVLYWNERRLVRVNYRNLPSRYRYILGLSQPETEQLLEEYFVELGGDLLRSTELLGFTETEDAVLLETSPGRSLSCRYLVGCDGGKSTVRTLLGLDFDGVDHGVGFIMFDSRIEWDGDLDQVHYFVKEGSFLIVIPQATGTHRIIIKTRDGEIVKEDEPGKAVAYQALVDKYGPPGIRVEAVLWESKTQYYNRLADRYDHGRVFLAGDACHLFSSIGGLGMNTGFQDAFGLGWRLAGVIKGRLSMRVLESYTEERRGITEQLIASTDINTRLITRLDKGEHGPLRDWLPTMRNRPRIAHGFPYNFSGLGQRYASGLMLAGGGLVGKLVPYTEFLAGDTRISSYDLIDSEHFVLLTSGNSSRAIEARLSSSQLVKVVAIDRTAANLCALDRLELTGQHALLVRPDGIVCVQDVVTNEAAFASFVDEVSLETETSRCA
- a CDS encoding HAD hydrolase-like protein — protein: MFDLDGTLVDTAQDLVGTLNALLGEHDLPPVDLRDAQNLIGRGATSLIERGFGEHLQRYSTEQRHALLQRFVAYYEAHLLDNTVPYAGVATILEKLRELGYEMAVCTSKGTGPAKAIMEGLGIAHFFSAVCGGDYFPGVKKPDKAHVFGTVEAAGRNLEQRAIFIGDSGVDVKAAKNAGIPLIYATYGYNDVAAESIDADGVIAAFGELPDAIATLEAHI
- a CDS encoding HAD family hydrolase; translated protein: MNRFKKIKLIAVDTNGVLLKDTFGITIKRFIESRGGVYTAELERLVLGAPHIAGGHIMALACKLPWTAQETIDAFLAEHKTYTRDDPVVVNPGVGDALALLHDTGVRITTYGGRPEDSMFAEFLHPFRAYFDRDIPYVNIDQIRPGMKEIVKERFGYHFDEVLFIDDLGKVGEVCKTLGCGFIGVPVTDFQRQLMQDAGAAHLVDSLAEVGVELLDRIDNALFNGRFW
- a CDS encoding Rieske 2Fe-2S domain-containing protein, which codes for MSQHVSNLLPDGINRTPYTVYTDTELYRRELERFFYSRHWCYLGLDAEIPNPGDFRLTEVGERQVIMTRLEDGSVSVVENVCAHKGMRFCRKRAGNATEFRCPYHQWSYNLNGDLEGVPFRRGVKQGDRVNGGMPADFRLEDHGLVKLKVATRGGVIFGSFDHDVESLEDFLGPAILKYFDRLFHGPKLTLLGYTRQRIPGNWKLMQENIKDPYHGGLLHTWFVNFGLWRVDNKGEMVMDAHHRHAAMVSTRSEGGSGAATEGITSFKNTMALNDHRLLDVEAEAWWGNSTVVMLTLMPSVIIQQNVNTLATRRIHPVSPGVFDYVWTHFGFETDDEAMTQRRLRQANLVGPAGYVSADDGEVVECLQQAFAANSSGSTVSLLDGQGAEEYTGHMVTETLVRGMYDYWRRVMEE
- a CDS encoding aromatic-ring-hydroxylating dioxygenase subunit beta — its product is MTTVEFKDYHALMALYADYSAALDSGDWDRWPDFFMDDCLYRIVPRENHEQNLPLALLELENKAMLKDRVYGIKETFFYDPYYQRHIVDNPLIREINGDVWTVEANYVVLRTKTNQLSEVYNTGRYFDRIRKTPDGLRFEARVCIFDSELIPNSIIFPL
- a CDS encoding non-heme iron oxygenase ferredoxin subunit, with amino-acid sequence MSTLFDASWAFVALLGDLSGDSVTAVTVDGQEVALYRLADGVFATANACTHGNARLCDGFVEAGEIECPLHQGRFDIRTGKAMCRPLREDLRIYPVKLDGERIYVCLNTASPSAG
- a CDS encoding ABC transporter substrate-binding protein — translated: MKINFLWISRVVALTAGLAGAVGAIAQDTIRIGEINSYRAQPAFLEPYRQGWQMALDEINASGGVLGKKIEVISRDDNGNPGDSIRAAQELVTREQVSLLFGGFLSNTGLALTDFAKQRQIFFLAAEPLTDKIVWEDGNRYTYRLRPSTYMFVSMLVNEAVKLKKKRWALVYPNYEYGQSAAATFKRQMKLAQPDVEFVAEQAPPLGNVDAGAIVQALADAKPDAIFNALFAADLAKFVREGNTRGLFEGREVVSLLTGEPEYLDPLQAEAPVNWLVTGYPWYAVSSAENQRFVDAYRKRYGTAPRMGSVVGYTALMSIAAGLRKAGSPETNRMTAAFSGLCLDSPFGPICYRAQDHQSTMGAYVGRTALSDGKGVMTKFVYVNGASVQPSDAEVRKLRHAD
- the pncA gene encoding bifunctional nicotinamidase/pyrazinamidase, encoding MTASGPAASVAFGQSAPARVRPGPESVLLVVDTQNCFTPGGTLAVKGGEQVVPVINRIGKAFENVVLTQDWHPRGHVSFASSHRGKKPFDTVHLFYGTQVLWPDHCIQGTEDAGLRKDLDLPQAQLVIRKGYHKDVDSYSAFMEADRHTSTGLGVYLKAHGIRRVFVTGLATDFCVANSALDARAEGFDVYVIEDATRAVDLNGSLAQAWDAMSRAGVKRIRSDDLVLS